The sequence TCAATCTGGCCAGCATGTACATGCAGGCCGACCAGATGGACAAGGCGGCCGGCGTGATGGACAAGCTGCGCGCCGCGGGCCAGTTGACCGAAGAAAAGGAATACAAGCAGTTGTATTCCATCTACGCCAACACCGAGAACAAGGAAAAGGACGTTATCGCGGTCATCAATGAAGGTATGCAAAAAGGCATCCTCAAGCCTGATTATCAGACATACCTCGCGCTCGCGCAGTCTTATTACTACAGCGAGGACGTGCCGAAGGCGATCGAGAATTGGCAGAAGGCCGCACCGCTTTCCAAGGACGGCGAGACCTATCTGAATCTGGCCAAGGTGCTGCATTCGGAAGGTCGCATCCCGGAGGCCAAGCAGGCCGCGCAGCAGGCGATCGCCAAGGGCGTCAAAAAACCCGAAGACGCCAAGAAGATCATCAACCTGAAGTAAAAAAGAAAATAAACCCCCGAAATCCCTGTGTTTTTAGTGGTTACAGGACTCGGGATTGGTATAAGCTTGGGAGTTCCTGCGGTGTCAAAGCCGTCCGAAAACCTGGGGATCATCACAGTGATCCGGGCCCCCACTGAAAGAGCCATTGGCGCATGACGGAACAACTCGTTATCCACAGGCATGACTATGATGCCGGGAACCAGGGTCTGAGCTGGGCCCGCATTATCGGTATTGCTTTTGTAATTGCCCTGCACCTCACTGCACTGATGATGTTGCTGATCCCTGCAGTGGCGCCGAAGGCTCCGGCAGAGAAGGAGCGCACCACCATGGTTACCTTGGTGGATGCACCGCCTCCTCCCCCGCCGCCGCCGCCGCCGCCGCCGGAAGACAAGCCGCCACCGCCGGTCAAGAATCTGTCGCCGCCGAAGCCGTCACCGGTTCCGCCGCCGCCGGAAGCTCCGGTGGTCGACGTTCCCGAACCGCGTCCCAGCGATATCGTCACGCCGCCGAGCCCGCCGGCTCCGCCGCAACCGCCGAGTGACATCGGCGCCAGTGTCGATATCTCGTCCAAGAACATGAACCCGCCGAAGTACCCGCCGGCTGCATTCCGTGCCGGTGTCCAAGGTGAGGTCATCCTGATCGTGGATGTGGATGCCAGCGGCAACGTGACCAATGTGTCGGTCGAAAAGTCCAGCCGCAACCGCGACCTTGACCGTGCCGCGATGGACGCAGCACGCAAGTGGAAGTTCAACGCCTCCACTGTCAACGGGCAGAAAGCCGCCGGACGTGTCCGCGTCCCGGTCAACTTTGCTCTGAACTGATCCCACGGGCCGGCCACGGCCGGCCCAGGATCCTGTCTTCCTTTCGCTCCACCCTTCATCACCACACACAACAAAGGTAAGCGTCATGCTGCAGGAATTCTTTATCGCCGCCGCTGCAGGGGGCTCCAATCCGTCGGCCGCTCTGTCGCAGATGGGCTTCGAGCACTTGATCACCGAAATGACCTCCAGCCCCGGCGACTTTGCCGTGTCTTGGGTCGTGTTGATCACCCTGATCGCTATGTCCGCCGCCTCCTGGTACTGGACTGTCATCAACATCTTCCGCGCCACCCGCCTGAAGAGCGCGGCTGACCGCGTCACCACCGCGTTCTGGGATGCCCCGAACGCGCAGGACGCGATCCGTGCCATGGAAGAACAGCCGGCTTCTGAGCCGTTCTCGAAGATCGCGCTGGACGCAGCCCAGGCTGCTGCTCACCATCAGCGTGCCGAAGGCAGCACCGGTGGTCTGGGCGAGAGCCTGAGCCGTTCGGAGTTCGTCGACCGCGCCCTGCGTCAGGCCGTGACCCGCGAAAGCACCAAGCTGCAGTCGGGCATGACCCTGCTGGCGACCGTCGGTGCGACCGCGCCGTTCGTCGGTCTGCTCGGTACCGTGTGGGGCATCTACGGTGCGCTGATCAAGATCGGTGCAACCGGTTCGGCCTCGATCGATGCCGTGGCCGGCCCGGTGGGTGAAGCGCTGATCATGACCGCGATCGGTCTGTTCGTTGCTATCCCGGCCGTGTTCGCGTTCAACTTCTTCTCCAAGGTCAACAGCTCGGTGATCGCCAAGTTCGACACCTTCGCCCACGACCTGCACGACTTCTTCGCCACCGGTTCGCGCGTTCGCTAATCCGGTCGTAAAGAACGCCTTCGCAACGATTTAGACGGAGCCCGTTATGGCCTTCAGTAGTGGAAACAGCGGTGGCCCGATGGCCGACATCAATGTGACGCCCCTGGTGGACGTCATGCTGGTGCTGCTGATCATCTTCATCATTACGGCACCGCTGATGTCCCACAAGGTCAAGGTGGAGCTGCCAGAGGCCAACTTGATCCAGAAGGAAGATGCGGAGAAACGCGCCGCGCCGATCACTCTGGCCGTCAAGGAAGATGGGTCGCTGTACTGGAACGACGAGCCGATCTCCAAGGAAGCCTTGGAGTCGCGCCTGTCCACCGCCGCACAGCAGACCCCGCAGCCGCCGCTCAACCTGCGCGGCGACCGCACGACCAAGATGCGTACGATCAACGAGATCACTAAGATCGCGCAGGGTCAGGGCATGCTGGACGTCGGTTTCGTTGCAACCAAAGTGAAGGGGCAGTAAGCCATGGCATTTAGTACTGGTGGAAGCCGTGGGCCGATGGCCGACATCAACGTCACGCCCCTGGTGGACGTGATGCTGGTGCTGCTGATCATCTTCATCGTGACTGCGCCGATCATGACCTACCCGATCGCCGTGGATCTGCCGCAGCGGGTGCTCAACCCGCCACCGCAGACGACTGAGCCGCCGCCGCCGATCGAATTGCGGATCGACGCCAGCAACCAGGTGTTCTGGAACAACAGCCCGACGCCGGTTGATCAGTTGCAGCAGAAGATGGAAGAAGTGGTCCAAGCCGATCCGACCAATCAGCCGGAACTGCGCATCGATGCAAATCAGGATGCGGAGTACGAAGTGATGGCGAAGGTGCTGGCCGCTGCGAAGAACTCGCAGATGAAGAAAATCGGCTTCATGCAGCAGTAAACGTATCTGCAAGATCGCAACACAACAGTCATGACGCGACTGCAACGCCACCGGAAACGGTGGCGTTTTTTTATGCCTGCTCCATACGGGTTGGTAACCGCGCATTCGCGGGCTCGATTACATGAAAAAGCAGTGGACCGCCACGTTGCCAGCGCGGGTACTGAGAGTTTTCAGAACGGTTTAGACAGCTGACAACCTGCTGTACTCACCCTCAGGCAGGCACCGGCGCTGTTGGAATGGCATGTGCCACTCCTACGCTCCGCTTCTGAGCGCGTCGTCCATACCCACATAACCACTACTCGCTACGTTTTGTTAGCCGCTCTTAATGCAGAAGACTGCCTCTTGCTGATAATGCAGATGGCGCCGACTTTATCGCTTAGAGATTGTCTTTAATCACGCGCACAGCGCTGAGTTAATGACGCTTGCTCATAATGCGGGCAAGGTGGTGCATGCGTGCACAGGTTCCGGCATTGCACGTAGCCAGACGACAATTCGCTAGGTACGAAGGTGAGATGTGGCCGGGTCACGGATCAGAACGGTTAGGCGATCAGCTAGATCGCTCGCTCCAACATATTGCATGCGGCCGGACCAGAACTCACAGGGTTATGTCATCGGCGATACGTCTACTTGGGCACGTGATTCTTTGCAGGGACACGCCGCCCGCACGTTCAAGACCGCTTGTGCTGCGACCCATCTCGGTGCCTCCTCCAAGGGGCATTGCCAGGTGTATGCTCGGTCATGCAGCACCCACGATCACAACAGCACCGGAGGCAGTCATGGCTTTCAGTACGGTAGGGAATCGGGGACCACTGGCGGAGATCAATGTCACGCCGCTGGTGGATGTCATGTTGGTGTTGTTGATCATCTTTATCGTCACCGCGCCTATGGTGACACGCACGATGACGCTGGACTTGCCGCAGCCCCCCAGCCAGCCGCGCGTGCAGCTTGAGCCGCCCGAACCGATCGCTCTGCGGCTTGATGCAGATGGCCAAGTGTTCTGGAATGCCAGCCTAGTGAGCCTGCAGGACCTGCAGCCGCGCTTGATTGAACAGATGCGTGAGACGTCAGGCAACCAGCCCGAGTTGCGCATCACTGCCAGCCAGGACGCCGAATATGCGGTCCTGGCCAAGGTGCTGGCCGCCGCCAAGAACGCGCAGGTAGAGCGCATCGCCTTCGTGCAATAAGTCGCGAAGAACCGTGCGTGCAGGTGCCCGATTGGCTCGCGCAGCGTGGCTCGATGTGCTGCGTGAGCCGTACCGCAACGGCGTGGAGGCACTGCAGCACTTCTCGCCCATCCGAATGGCTTGCTGTGGCGATGGTTGCCAACGTCACAAGCCGCTGGTTGCGGTTGATCCTTAGCCGCAGCCCGCGGCGTGCCAATTGGCCGTCATGGTGCCAAGCGACGTTCTTCGCTACGCCAAACCTGTCCGTAACCAATCACCAGTGCGGCGTCGCGAGAGCACTTTGCAGATGCGAAGCAGTTAGCAGACTAGAGCCGTTACTAGGACTATAACGCTGCCGCTAAGTGGTGTGGCTGGTGCTCGGTGCGGCACGCAGTACGTGTACATTTCGGTTCTGAGTGTGCCATGCACACCCACCCGACTACTGCTCTCTACATTTGGTTGGCCGCTTAGAAGGCGCATACGAGCGTGTTGCATGCGCATCGTAGATCCCACCACTATGTGCCCGCGCAACGTTGGTGAAACAAAAACGAATACGAAAATACCGCTACGAAAACCGCGCAGTGGGCTACGTCTGCGTGCCGACGCTGCGTAGCAGCTGCACATACGCACGCACGGTTGCGTCCAGGCCTGCGTACAAGGCCTCGCTGATCAGCGCGTGGCCAATCGATACTTCCAGCACGCCGGGCACGTTGGTGAGAAAATCGCCAAGGTTGGCTTGCGACAGATCGTGCCCTGCATTGATTCCCAACCCCGCGGTGGTGGCACGCCGCGCGGCGTTGGCAAACAGGTCCAGTTCGGGTTGCGGCTGGCCGCTCGCATACGCCTGCGCATATGGACCGGTATACAACTCGACACGGTCCGCCCCCAGCGCGCCGGCCTGGGCAAGCCGCGGATTGCCCGCATCCACGAACAGGCTGACCCGGCTGCCCAGCGCCTTGAATGCGCCGATCAGCTCGCTCAGTTGGGTGGTGTCCTGCGCAAAATCGAAGCCGTGGTCGGAGGTCAGTTGCCCATCGCTGTCGGGGACCAGGGTGACCTGCTCGGGACGTGTGGTACGGCACAGCTCCAGCAGCCCCGGATAGCCGTCGCGCGATGGTGCGAAGGGATTGCCTTCGATATTGAACTCGACACCGTGTTCGCGCGTGAGTGCGCTCAGCGCCAGCACGTCGTCGGCGCGGATATGCCGCTGATCCGGACGCGGATGCACGGTGATGCCATGCGCGCCGGCGGCGATGCAGGTGCGTGCCGCCTGCAACACGTCCGGGTCGTGCCCACCACGGGAATTGCGGATGACCGCGATCTTGTTGACGTTGACGCTGAGCTGGGTGGTCACGACATGGTTCTCTAAGCTTGCGGCTCGCCGTCGCGGGTTGCTGCAAGCGCCGCCGCCTTACGGGCCTCGGCCAGCTCGCGCAGCCGGCGCAGTTCCGCCGGGTCAATCATGCTGCTGGTATCGCGCTGGGTGTCGTCCATGCGCGCGGCGAACCAGCCCCGGGTCCACAGCAGCAGCAGCACCAATGCCACCAACAGCGACATCACCAGCAACCACACGTGCGGCGTGCTGAAGGCCAGCACCAGCGCGCCCAACGCCATAAGCAGAAACAGCCAGTGCATGACAAGCTCCCCAATGAGTGGCGGCAGTGTAGCGCCGCGCCCGCTCCGGTTCCACGTGGGCCGGGGCCGCTCAGAGCAACGGCGACAGCAGCCGTGCGAAGGCTTCGGGCAGGCGCGAGCGCCACAGCGGACGGCGACGCACGAAGCGCACTTCCTGCGCCCGTTGCATGTCGGTGTCGATCATTCCGGCCAGCTCGGCGGCTACCGCCTGGTCGCGGAACAGCATCGACAGCTCGAAATTCAGCCGGAAGCTGCGGCTGTCGAAATTGGCGCTACCGACAATGCAGACCTCGTCGTCGGCCAGTAGCGCCTTGGTGTGCAGCATGCGCGGGCCGTATTCGTAGATGCGCACGCCGGCTTCGAGCAGTTCGTCGAAGTACGAGCGCGCGGCATAGGTGACCAGGCGCGAGTCGCTGACGCGCGGGACCAGCACACGTACGTCCAGGCCGCCCAGCGCAGCGGAGGTCAGCGCCATACGCGCGGCCTCGCCGGGAACGAAATACGGGGTGACCAGCCAGACCCGGTGCTTGGCCTCGTGAATGGCGGCGACCATCAGGCGGTGGATGGCTTCCCACGACGAATCCGGGCCGGACACGAGCACCTGCGCATCTACCATGCCCTGTGCACGCGTGGGCACGTCTTCTGGCCAGAGCCTCTGGCCATGAAAGGCGGCGCGTTCCTGCCGGGTGGCATACAGCCAGTCTTCCAGAAAGACCAGCTGCAGGCTACGTACCACATGGCCCTGCAGGCGCACATGCAGGTCGCGATACGCATCGCTGCGCACCTGCTCGTTCTCTTCGTCGGTGACATTGATGCCGCCGGTGAAGCCGATCCTGCCGTCGACCACGACCACCTTGCGGTGGGTACGCAGGTTCAGCCACGGCCGCTTGACCGGCTTGAGGAACTGCGACGGATGGAACCAGGCGGTTTCCACCCCGGCATCGCGCAACCTGCGCAGCGCGCGCCGGGTCATTGCCGATGAGCCGATCGCATCCATCAACAGGCGCACCTTGACCCCGGCGCGGGCCCGTTCCATCAGCGCATCGCAGATCGCGGTGCCACTGTGGTCGGGCTGGAAGATGTAGTACTCCAGATGGATGTGGTCGCGTGCGCTGCGGATCGCCTCGATGATGGCCGCATACGTCGCTGCGCCATCCACCAGCCAATGCACCTCGGTGGCGCTGCTTGGCGCCAGGCCGGTCGTGGATTGGGCGATCTTGGCCAGCTCGGTGCAATCGGCATCCGGCGGGCAGACGCTGCTGTAGCTCTCCATGCCCGAGCGCGAACGCCCGCGCCGCAGCCGCTGGCGTTTGACTTTCTGCGGGCCCAGCCAGTAATAGATCAGCAGGCCCAGGTACGGGAGCGCGGCCAGCGACAGCACCCAACTCAGCGTGGCCACCGGCTCGCGCTTTTGCAGCACGATCCAGCTGGCGATCCACAGCAGGTAGAGCACGTAGGCGGCGAGGAGGAGCGCTTCGAGATGGGGAATGTTGGCCAGCCAATCCCACGCGCCCTGAGCAAGTGCGAGCATGGGCGGATTCTACGGGGCGCATGCCTTGTTGCGATGACCGTGGCGCCAATGCCGTGGTGCTTGTGCACCGGCCTGAAAGCTTCATGGTGTCGAACGGATGGTCGCGCCGTATGAGACCTGCCGGCCGTACGATGCGCCGATGGCAAGCGCAATCAAGGGCCGGGGTGCGACCGGTTATCTGCCCGGACGGTTCGAAGTCACCACCGAGCATGCGGTGGACGATGGCTGGTACGCGGACGACAGCGAGGAGTTCGCTGCGGGCGTGCTGCGCACGCAGGTCACCGAGGAGACCGCGCGCACCATCATCAGCCGCAACCAGTCGCCGGACATCGGTTTCTCGCAATCGGTCAACCCGTATCGGGGCTGCGAGCATGGCTGCAGTTACTGCTTTGCGCGGCCCTCGCATGCGTATCTCAATCTGTCGCCCGGTCTGGATTTCGAGACCAAGCTGTTCGCCAAGACCAATGCGCCGCAACTGCTGCGGCACGAGTTGGCGCGGCCGAGCTATGTGCCCAGCCCGATCGCGCTGGGCATCAATACCGATGCGTATCAGCCGATCGAGCGCAAGCGCGCACTGACGCGGCAGTTGATCGAGGTGCTATGGGAAACGCGGCACCCGTTCACGCTGATCACCAAGAATGCGTTGGTGACGCGCGATCTGGATCTGCTGGCACCGCTGGCGCGCGAGAATCTGGTCAACGTGCATTTTCGGTAACCACGCTGGACCCGCAGGTGTCGGCCAAGCTGGAGCCGCGTGCGTCCGCACCGCATGCGCGCCTGCGCGCGATGCGAACGCTGCACGACGCCGGCGTGCCGGTCGGCGTGATGGCCGCGCCGGTGATCCCGTGGATCAACGACCATGAGCTGGAAGCGATTCTGCAGGCTGCCGCCGAAGCGGGCGCGCGCAGCGCCGGCTACGTGCTGCTGCGGCTGCCGCATGAAGTGGCGCCCTTGTTCCGCGACTGGCTGCAGACCCATCACCCGCAGCGCGCCGCGCATGTGATGAGCACCATCCAGCAGCTACGTGGTGGCAAGGACTACGACGGCACCTTCGGCACTCGCCTGCGTGGGCAAGGCGTCTATGCCGACTTGCTGGCACGCCGCTTTGCGCTCGCGCATCGCCGCGCAGGATTCGAAACGCGCGCGATCCCTGCGCTGGACTGCAGCGCTTTCCGTCGCCCTGCTCCGCCAGCAAAGCCGATGCCCGACTCGCCGCAGGGGGTGTTGTTTTAGCTGCGGGAAGTGGGGAATCGGGATTGGGGATTCGCAATGGCGGTGGCGCGTCGATCGATCAGTCCGATTCCCCGCCATGCGGTGCCTAGAATGACTGGACGGTCCAACGGATTGCGATGAGTGATGCCGTCGTCGCTCATGCCAGCAAGCGGGTCAACCCAAGGCTGTCGTTCTGACAGCAGCAACCAGCCATAGAAATGAAACCACCAGGCAACGACAGCGAAGAGACGCTGTTGCCGTTGCGATTCCCCAATCCCGATTCCCTACTCCCCGCCGTAAAGCGCCTGCGCCGATTGGAACAGGATCCAGCTGGTGGCGATGAACTTGTCGCCGCCGACCGGACGGTTGCCGCGGTGGGTGTGGGTGAAGGCGGTCGGGGCGATCAGCAGGCTGCCGGTCCGCGGGCGCGCCTTGCGTTGCTGGAACAGGAATTCGGTCTCACCCTGTTCGAACTCGTCGTTGAGATACAGCGTCCACAGCAGATGCCGATGCAGCGTGTCGGCGCTGGCATCGCGTGGGTACAGCTCGCAATGCCAATACGGGTAGCCGCCCTGATCGGCGGTGTACCACTGCAGGTTGATCGCGCCCGGACGCAGGCAGGTGCGCGCCAGATCGCCCAGCGCCTGGTCGCTCATCTGCGCGATGTCCTCGGCCACCAGCCGATGCGGGGTGCCGTCGGCGGTGGTGACCTGCAGCATCAACGGCGAGATGAGTGCCTGCGGATACTGCCGCAAATAAGCCAGCACGCCGTCGAACACCGCGTGTTGCAGGCGGCTTTCCACCTCGGCCCACGCTGCAACACCGCTGATGCGCAGATCGCGGCTGTGTTTGAGCTCGGGAAACACGCCCCCACCGATACGGCCGGGATGCAGCTGCTGGCTGTTGCGCATACGCTGCACGATCGCCGCGCAATCGGCGGCCGAGACAGCGTTGTCGGTGATCTGGATAAAGTCGGGTTGGCTCATGCGCACGACCATAGCAACCTGCAGCGCGGCCTGCACAGCCCGCTCGGCATGGCGCTGTAAAGCACTGCGCAGGGAGTCAATGCGCATGCATGACCTGGCTGTTTCAACGGTGGCTTCTGGGTCCTCCACGCTCTCACCTCTGCGCAATGCTTGATCGCTCGCATCGGCTTGCAGTGAGGGATGCCTTCGATGGAGTGCGACGCGCAACGGTGTTGCTACCGCGCGCAGCTTGCCAAGGACAGCTGTTCGATAAGCAAGATGCCCAACGGATCTCCAACGCGTCGAGCCTCATGCATCAACGTGGGGGAGCACGCGCCTTCGATCACCATGCTGCATCGGCGGAATGTCGCCCATCACTGATCGCCGCCTGTTTGCCAGGTCGGCGGCGTCGCGGCGTGATTGCTGAGCGCGACCTGGCGCCAACGCTTGGCAACAAGATCACCGCGCGTGGCCTCTGTCGATGCAGCCGATCGGCCCAGCGGCTTACGGTGCCAACGCACGATGCCAGCGCGGCACCCAAAGAAAAACCCCACCGAAGCGGGGTTTTTCTGTGTGCAGTGCGTGGTACGACGATCAGAACTTGTAGTTGATCGAAGCAGCCAGCACGTCGCCCTTGACCTTATAGCTGCCCGCCAGGCGGTCGCCGGTGGCACTGCGGGTGTCGCTGGTCGGGTCGCTGGTGAACAGGTGGGTGTAACCGAAGTTGTATTCGGCCTGCTGCGACGGACGCCAACTCAGACCCAGCGACACCCACTTGCGGCTGGCATCGGGCACGCGCACGTCGCGGTGCTCGGCGGTGGTCGGGGTCTGGTCGTAAGCCAAGCCGCCACGCAGGGTCAGCGTGTCGCTCATGCGGTAGTCGGCACCGATCGAGGCGAAGGTGGTGTCGCGGTAGGAGAAGTCCAGCACGCTGTCGGGCTGGTTGGAGGCGAAGTCCACGGTCACCTGGTCGAACTTGCTCCAGGCGGTGCGGGTGACGTCGGCCATGATCGACCACTGCTCGTTCACGTTGTGGGTGAAGCTGGCGGTGGCGCTGGCCGGCAGCTTGACGGTGGCGCGGCCCTTGGTATCGACGAAGGTGCCCGGTGCGGCCTGTGCCAGCACGGCGGCGGCGTTAGGCGGGGTGGTGAAGTCGGCGTCGCCGTCGGTGATCTTGTGTTCCACTTCCGAGCGGTAGCTGAAGCCGATGTGGGTGTTCTCGTCGATGCTGAACAAGCCACCCAGGGTGAAGCCCACTTCGGTGCTGTCGCCCTTGATGCGCGAGTAGCCGTCGGCGCTGCCCGGTGCAAAACCCGGCGCGCGGCGCGCAGCCAGGATGCTGCCGAAATCGACCGCGTTGGCCAGATCGATATCCAGACGTTCGGCGAACACCGAGGCACCGAAGGACACGTACGGGTTCACGTCATAGGAGAACGCGACATTGAAGTCGATCGCCTGCAGCTCGGTCTTGGTGCCGTGGTAGCGGCCGGCCCAGTTGCGGTCGTATTCGGTCTTGAAGCCGAACGGCACAGTGAGCGAGGTGCCCAGGTGCATGTTGTTGTTTTCGCCGAACGGCACATGGAAATACATGGCCGGGACCGGCGCGATCATGCCGGCGTCGCCGCCGTTGCCGCCGGAAACCGGGGCGCCGTTGGCGTAGGTGGCGGTCTCGGGGTTGAACTTGGCCGAGAAGCTGATGGCGCTGACGTCAGCCTGGAACAGGCGACCGTCCAGCTGGCGCATGCCGGCCGGGTTGTTGGCGATGATCGAGGCATCGTCCGGGGCGCTGCCCGAACCTGCGAATGCGCGGCCGAGGCCCTTGGCGCTGTTTTCCTTCAGCTGAAAGGCGGCACCGTGTGCCTGGCCAACGGCCAGAACGCCAGCGATACCAACGGCCAGCAAGGTGGCGCGGCTCAAAGTGGAAGCGGTAGACATGAGTTGTAGCTCTCCGGATAAGACTGCAATGGTCGGTTCAGCGCCCGCGCCCAGCACCAATCCAGTGCCCGGAGCGCGCCGGAGACCCCCCCCCGACATACGACGCCGTACGCAGTATACCCACCCCGATTAACCGAACAATAACGACTTTCGTCCTGAACGCGCGGTTGGGTTGGGGCTGGGTTCAGGCCCGTGGACCGGCTATTGTGCGACTCCGATGTTCGTCTCCCTCCCCTCCCGCAAAAAACCCACCCGGCGTTGGGCGGTGCCGCTGTTGTTCGCCACGGTTTGGCTGGCCTACCTGTGGTCGATCAGTCGGCCGGGCGAAGCGCGCAATACGCTGTGGCTGGACTGGGGCGCCCTGTCCAGCGGCGTCTCCAATCTGGGCGACTGGTGGGCAACCCTGCGCGACGGCAGCGTGCTGCGGTTGTTCACGGCGTTGTTTTTGCATGCCGATTGGTCGCATCTGCTCGGCAACCTGGTGTTTTTGCTGATCTTCGGGCTGCCGGCCGAGCGCATCCTGGGACCGTGGCGCCTGCTGCTGCTGTTTCTGGTCGGCGGTGCGGCTTCCAACCTGGCCGCGATCTTTGCAATCGGCACGCCGGACCGGGTGATCATCGGCGCCTCGGGCGCGGTGTCGGCGTTGATCGGCACTTACCTGGCCTTGTTCCCCGGCGCCAAGCTGGGCGTGGTGCTGCCGCTGGGACTGTTCCTGGAATTCATCCGCGTGCCGGCACCGCTGCTGATCGGTGCCTGGGCACTGCTGCAGGTGGTGTTTGCTTATATCGGCCCGGCGTTTGGCATGGTGGCGTGGTCGGCGCACATCGCCGGCTTTCTGTTCGGCATCGTCTACGGGTTGTATGTGCGCGCAGCCATCGCGCGGCGGCTGCGCAAGCGCCACGGGTTCTAGCGCGGCACCTACGTGCATTGCGGCTGCATGCGCATGCCGACGCGTTGCGCTGCGTCCATCTAATGGCGCGCCTATAATCGCCGCATGTCCAAGCCACTGTACAAGGTCACCTTTCTCAATCACGGCAAGGTGTACGAGCTCTACGCGCGCGAAGTGACCGGCAGCCATCTGTGGGGCTTCAACCAGATTGGCGAGTTGGTATTCGACGTGCACGACGGCCTGGTGGTGGACCCCACCGAAGAACGCCTGCGCGAAGAGTTCGGCAACACCAAGACCTTGCACCTGCCGATGCAGAGCATCGTGCGGATCGAAGAAGTCGAAAAGAAAGGCCAGTCGGTGATCCGCGATGCGACCACCGGCGACAAGGTGGTGAGCTTCCCGGTGCCGACCAAGCCACGTTGATGCGCATCCTGGTGCCCGACGATTACCAGGGCGCGGTGCGCCACCTGCCCTGCCTGCAGCGACTGGTGGGTCACGATGTGCAGGTGCTCGGGGCATTGGCTACCGATCCCAACGAATGGGCCGAGCGCCTGGTGGAAGCCGATGCGCTGGTGCTGATCCGCGAGCGTACCCGCGTGGATGCGACCTTGTTGCGGCGCTTGCCGCGGCTCAAGTTGATCAGCCAGACCGGACGCGTCGGCACGCATGTGGATGTGGCGGCGTGCACCGAGTTCGGGGTGGCGGTGGCCGAGGGTGTTGGTTCGCCAGTGGCGCCGGCCGAGTTGACCTGGGCGCTGATCCTGTCGGCCAGCCGCCGCCTGACCGAGTATCAGCGCGCGCTGCATCAGGGCCGCTGGCAGGCGCTCGGTGATCCCGGCCTGGGCCGATCGCTGCATGGGCGCACGCTGGGGATCTGGAGTTATGGGCGCATCGGTCAACGCGTGGCCGGGTTCGGGCGCGCGTTCGGCATGCAGGTGCTGGTGTGGGGCGGCGACGCCTCGTGCGCGCAGGCTGCGCGCGATGGCTACGCGATTGCGGGCAGTCGCCAGGAGCTGTTCGAGCGCAGCGATGTGCTGTCGCTGCATCGCCGGCTCACTGCGCAGACGCGCCATCAGGTAACCGCGCAGGATCTGGGGCGCATGCGCCTGGATGCTTTGCTGGTCAACACCAGCCGCGCCGAACTACTCGCCCCTGGCGCCTTGCTGGCCGCGCTGGATGCCGGCCGGCCCGGGCAAGCGGCGGTGGATGTGTTCGAACGCGAGCCGGTGCTGGACCCG comes from Xanthomonas vesicatoria ATCC 35937 and encodes:
- a CDS encoding 2OG-Fe(II) oxygenase, which gives rise to MSQPDFIQITDNAVSAADCAAIVQRMRNSQQLHPGRIGGGVFPELKHSRDLRISGVAAWAEVESRLQHAVFDGVLAYLRQYPQALISPLMLQVTTADGTPHRLVAEDIAQMSDQALGDLARTCLRPGAINLQWYTADQGGYPYWHCELYPRDASADTLHRHLLWTLYLNDEFEQGETEFLFQQRKARPRTGSLLIAPTAFTHTHRGNRPVGGDKFIATSWILFQSAQALYGGE
- the exbB gene encoding TonB-system energizer ExbB, whose protein sequence is MLQEFFIAAAAGGSNPSAALSQMGFEHLITEMTSSPGDFAVSWVVLITLIAMSAASWYWTVINIFRATRLKSAADRVTTAFWDAPNAQDAIRAMEEQPASEPFSKIALDAAQAAAHHQRAEGSTGGLGESLSRSEFVDRALRQAVTRESTKLQSGMTLLATVGATAPFVGLLGTVWGIYGALIKIGATGSASIDAVAGPVGEALIMTAIGLFVAIPAVFAFNFFSKVNSSVIAKFDTFAHDLHDFFATGSRVR
- a CDS encoding pyridoxine 5'-phosphate synthase, which translates into the protein MTTQLSVNVNKIAVIRNSRGGHDPDVLQAARTCIAAGAHGITVHPRPDQRHIRADDVLALSALTREHGVEFNIEGNPFAPSRDGYPGLLELCRTTRPEQVTLVPDSDGQLTSDHGFDFAQDTTQLSELIGAFKALGSRVSLFVDAGNPRLAQAGALGADRVELYTGPYAQAYASGQPQPELDLFANAARRATTAGLGINAGHDLSQANLGDFLTNVPGVLEVSIGHALISEALYAGLDATVRAYVQLLRSVGTQT
- a CDS encoding ExbD/TolR family protein, with the protein product MAFSTVGNRGPLAEINVTPLVDVMLVLLIIFIVTAPMVTRTMTLDLPQPPSQPRVQLEPPEPIALRLDADGQVFWNASLVSLQDLQPRLIEQMRETSGNQPELRITASQDAEYAVLAKVLAAAKNAQVERIAFVQ
- a CDS encoding ExbD/TolR family protein, with product MAFSTGGSRGPMADINVTPLVDVMLVLLIIFIVTAPIMTYPIAVDLPQRVLNPPPQTTEPPPPIELRIDASNQVFWNNSPTPVDQLQQKMEEVVQADPTNQPELRIDANQDAEYEVMAKVLAAAKNSQMKKIGFMQQ
- a CDS encoding ExbD/TolR family protein, whose amino-acid sequence is MAFSSGNSGGPMADINVTPLVDVMLVLLIIFIITAPLMSHKVKVELPEANLIQKEDAEKRAAPITLAVKEDGSLYWNDEPISKEALESRLSTAAQQTPQPPLNLRGDRTTKMRTINEITKIAQGQGMLDVGFVATKVKGQ
- a CDS encoding energy transducer TonB, with protein sequence MTEQLVIHRHDYDAGNQGLSWARIIGIAFVIALHLTALMMLLIPAVAPKAPAEKERTTMVTLVDAPPPPPPPPPPPPEDKPPPPVKNLSPPKPSPVPPPPEAPVVDVPEPRPSDIVTPPSPPAPPQPPSDIGASVDISSKNMNPPKYPPAAFRAGVQGEVILIVDVDASGNVTNVSVEKSSRNRDLDRAAMDAARKWKFNASTVNGQKAAGRVRVPVNFALN
- the cls gene encoding cardiolipin synthase; translation: MLALAQGAWDWLANIPHLEALLLAAYVLYLLWIASWIVLQKREPVATLSWVLSLAALPYLGLLIYYWLGPQKVKRQRLRRGRSRSGMESYSSVCPPDADCTELAKIAQSTTGLAPSSATEVHWLVDGAATYAAIIEAIRSARDHIHLEYYIFQPDHSGTAICDALMERARAGVKVRLLMDAIGSSAMTRRALRRLRDAGVETAWFHPSQFLKPVKRPWLNLRTHRKVVVVDGRIGFTGGINVTDEENEQVRSDAYRDLHVRLQGHVVRSLQLVFLEDWLYATRQERAAFHGQRLWPEDVPTRAQGMVDAQVLVSGPDSSWEAIHRLMVAAIHEAKHRVWLVTPYFVPGEAARMALTSAALGGLDVRVLVPRVSDSRLVTYAARSYFDELLEAGVRIYEYGPRMLHTKALLADDEVCIVGSANFDSRSFRLNFELSMLFRDQAVAAELAGMIDTDMQRAQEVRFVRRRPLWRSRLPEAFARLLSPLL